The proteins below come from a single Serpentinimonas raichei genomic window:
- a CDS encoding response regulator, which produces MIKVILCDDHAMLRRGVRDTLAEATDIRVIGEADGYASLRELLRQQRPDVLLLDVDLPGRSGLEILAVLQQEEGPLRTLMVSMYPEDQYALRCLKAGAMGYLNKGGDPAALITAVRTVAQGRKYLPPEVAELLAKHLSAPESAQLHDSLSERELQTLCKIATGKKLAQIAQELMISPKTVSVYRARTLEKLGLSNNAELTVYAIRNQLV; this is translated from the coding sequence ATGATCAAAGTCATACTGTGCGATGACCACGCCATGTTGCGCCGCGGTGTGCGCGACACGCTGGCCGAGGCGACCGACATCCGCGTCATTGGCGAGGCCGACGGCTACGCCAGCCTGCGCGAGCTGCTGCGCCAACAGCGCCCGGATGTGCTGCTGCTCGACGTCGATCTGCCCGGGCGCAGCGGGCTGGAGATTTTGGCCGTGTTGCAGCAAGAAGAGGGGCCGCTGCGCACGCTCATGGTTTCCATGTACCCCGAAGACCAGTACGCGCTGCGCTGCCTCAAGGCCGGGGCCATGGGCTACCTGAACAAGGGTGGCGACCCGGCGGCCTTGATCACCGCCGTGCGCACGGTGGCGCAGGGGCGCAAATACCTGCCGCCCGAGGTGGCCGAGCTGCTGGCCAAGCACTTGAGCGCGCCCGAATCGGCGCAGTTGCACGACAGCCTGTCAGAGCGCGAGTTGCAGACGCTGTGCAAAATCGCGACGGGCAAAAAGCTGGCGCAGATCGCCCAAGAGCTGATGATCAGCCCCAAAACCGTGAGCGTCTACCGGGCCCGGACGCTGGAAAAGCTGGGCTTGAGCAACAACGCCGAACTCACGGTGTACGCGATCCGCAACCAGTTGGTTTGA
- the fliR gene encoding flagellar biosynthetic protein FliR, with product MITFTEAQIMAWVAPIFWPFLRVLGVFASAPIFSSRSVPMRLKVALAFLIAVCIQPALPEPPMLSLTSPEALGAVIQQIAIGVSIGLAVRIVFAAVEMAGEIIGLQMGLNFAGFFDPATNAQSSPVGRYFGNITMLLFVVMNGHLMLIMAVAASFHTFPVGGDMLAVVQTMRLHELGGLIFYYGLWIALPMIGMLLFVNVVLGIITRIAPQMNVFAIGFPLTLSVGLVGIAFTLPLLDQPVLQLMRVVTDLFLAG from the coding sequence ATGATCACTTTCACCGAGGCCCAGATCATGGCCTGGGTGGCGCCCATCTTCTGGCCTTTTCTGCGCGTGCTCGGCGTCTTTGCCAGCGCCCCGATCTTTTCTTCGCGTTCGGTGCCCATGCGCCTCAAGGTGGCGCTGGCCTTTCTGATCGCGGTCTGCATCCAGCCGGCGCTGCCCGAACCGCCCATGCTCTCGCTCACCAGCCCCGAGGCGCTGGGCGCGGTGATCCAGCAAATCGCCATCGGCGTCTCGATCGGGCTGGCGGTGCGCATCGTCTTTGCCGCGGTGGAAATGGCGGGCGAGATCATTGGCTTGCAGATGGGGCTCAATTTCGCCGGCTTTTTCGATCCGGCCACCAACGCGCAGTCGAGCCCGGTCGGGCGCTACTTTGGCAACATCACCATGCTGCTGTTCGTGGTCATGAACGGGCATCTGATGCTGATCATGGCGGTGGCCGCGAGCTTTCACACCTTCCCGGTGGGGGGCGACATGCTGGCGGTGGTGCAGACCATGCGCCTGCACGAACTGGGAGGGCTGATTTTTTACTACGGCCTGTGGATCGCCCTGCCCATGATCGGCATGCTGCTGTTCGTCAACGTGGTGCTGGGCATCATCACGCGCATCGCGCCGCAAATGAACGTATTCGCCATCGGCTTTCCGCTCACGCTCTCAGTGGGTCTGGTGGGCATCGCCTTTACGTTGCCGCTGCTCGATCAGCCGGTGCTGCAACTCATGCGCGTCGTTACCGACTTGTTCTTGGCCGGTTGA
- the fliQ gene encoding flagellar biosynthesis protein FliQ, whose translation MDAQAVLTIGQNALFILLAVSAPLLGVILVVGLVVSLFQALTQINEATLSFVPKIVAAVVVFAISGPWMLTTLVDFLRRILLSIPEYAI comes from the coding sequence ATGGACGCCCAAGCCGTACTCACCATCGGTCAAAACGCGCTCTTCATCCTGCTGGCCGTCTCAGCGCCGCTGCTGGGGGTGATTTTGGTGGTCGGGCTGGTGGTGAGCCTGTTTCAGGCCCTGACGCAGATCAACGAGGCCACGCTCTCTTTCGTGCCCAAGATCGTGGCGGCGGTGGTGGTGTTTGCGATCTCGGGGCCGTGGATGCTGACCACGCTGGTCGATTTTTTGCGCCGCATCCTGCTCTCGATCCCCGAGTACGCAATCTAG
- the fliP gene encoding flagellar type III secretion system pore protein FliP (The bacterial flagellar biogenesis protein FliP forms a type III secretion system (T3SS)-type pore required for flagellar assembly.), with protein sequence MKAALIRLGRPLGLAALAGLLLGGGALAWAQGAPVPPAAAPPGSFPILIGQGAGGTSFSVPIQTLLFFTALSFLPAVLLMMTAFTRIIIVLSLLRMALGTQAAPPNQVLVGLALFLTLFVMAPTLDRVHAEAYQPFTRGEISFEQAVQRAEAPMREFMTKQTRQADFLMFANLAGLDESVTVQTAPFRVLVPAFVISELKTAFMIGFLIFIPFLVIDLIVASVLMSLGMMMLSPVLVALPFKLMLFVLADGWNLLIGSLAASFVV encoded by the coding sequence ATGAAGGCTGCCCTGATCCGGCTGGGGCGGCCGCTGGGCTTGGCTGCGCTGGCGGGATTGCTGCTGGGTGGCGGCGCTCTGGCGTGGGCGCAAGGGGCCCCGGTGCCACCTGCCGCCGCACCGCCGGGCAGCTTCCCGATTCTGATCGGCCAAGGCGCGGGCGGCACCAGCTTTTCGGTGCCCATCCAGACCCTGCTGTTCTTCACCGCGCTCTCGTTCTTGCCGGCGGTGCTGCTCATGATGACGGCCTTCACCCGCATCATCATCGTGCTCTCGCTGCTGCGCATGGCGCTGGGCACGCAGGCGGCGCCCCCCAACCAGGTGCTGGTCGGGCTGGCGCTGTTTCTCACCTTGTTCGTCATGGCCCCCACGCTGGACCGCGTGCACGCCGAAGCCTACCAACCCTTTACCCGGGGCGAAATCAGCTTTGAGCAAGCGGTGCAGCGCGCCGAAGCGCCGATGCGCGAGTTCATGACCAAGCAAACCCGCCAAGCCGACTTCCTCATGTTTGCCAACCTGGCCGGCTTGGACGAAAGCGTGACCGTGCAAACCGCCCCCTTTCGGGTGCTGGTGCCGGCCTTCGTGATCAGCGAGCTCAAAACCGCCTTCATGATCGGCTTCTTGATCTTTATCCCGTTTCTGGTGATCGACCTGATCGTGGCCAGCGTACTCATGTCGCTGGGCATGATGATGCTCTCGCCGGTGCTGGTGGCGCTGCCCTTCAAGCTCATGCTGTTCGTGCTCGCCGACGGCTGGAACCTGCTGATCGGCTCGCTCGCGGCGAGTTTCGTGGTCTAG
- a CDS encoding FliO/MopB family protein gives MNQSIFTAMLPALGLLLVMVLLAWGVHWMRKRIAPSGSGLGADLRLVSQLMVGPQQRVVVVEVNGPDGPVQLTLGVTPQHISALHTQRLVGAAAAPASSASGPAPFAPATPSVAQPAPETLYQKVARSLGAGPPPASEPRP, from the coding sequence ATGAACCAGTCAATTTTCACCGCCATGTTGCCGGCGCTCGGCCTGCTGTTGGTCATGGTGCTGCTGGCCTGGGGCGTGCATTGGATGCGCAAGCGCATCGCCCCCTCAGGCAGCGGCTTGGGTGCCGATTTGCGTCTGGTGTCGCAGCTCATGGTGGGGCCCCAGCAGCGTGTGGTGGTGGTCGAAGTCAACGGCCCCGACGGCCCGGTGCAGCTCACGCTGGGCGTGACACCGCAGCACATCAGTGCCCTGCACACGCAACGCCTCGTGGGCGCAGCCGCTGCACCAGCGTCATCCGCATCCGGCCCCGCCCCCTTCGCCCCCGCCACGCCCTCGGTGGCCCAGCCAGCCCCCGAAACCCTGTACCAAAAGGTGGCCCGATCTCTAGGCGCAGGGCCGCCGCCCGCCTCGGAGCCGCGCCCATGA
- the fliN gene encoding flagellar motor switch protein FliN, with protein sequence MTDETPESMADDWAQALQEQSSKGVNDDLSAGAPHFDASPGSAVNSPNDISMVLDIPVQLSVELGRTKVPIKYILQLAQGSIVELDALAGEPMDVLVNGYLIAQGEVVVVNEKFGIRLTDIVTPSERLRRLSRN encoded by the coding sequence ATGACTGACGAAACCCCCGAATCCATGGCCGACGACTGGGCCCAGGCCTTGCAAGAGCAAAGCAGCAAGGGCGTGAACGACGACCTCAGCGCCGGTGCCCCGCACTTTGACGCCAGCCCCGGCAGCGCCGTCAACAGCCCGAACGACATCTCGATGGTGCTCGACATCCCGGTGCAGCTCTCGGTCGAACTGGGCCGCACCAAGGTGCCGATCAAATACATTTTGCAACTGGCGCAGGGCTCGATCGTCGAACTCGACGCGCTGGCTGGCGAACCCATGGACGTGCTCGTCAACGGCTACCTGATCGCCCAAGGCGAGGTGGTGGTGGTGAACGAAAAGTTCGGCATCCGCCTGACCGACATCGTCACCCCCTCCGAGCGGCTGCGCCGCCTGAGCCGCAACTGA